A DNA window from Daucus carota subsp. sativus chromosome 3, DH1 v3.0, whole genome shotgun sequence contains the following coding sequences:
- the LOC108212265 gene encoding uncharacterized protein LOC108212265 codes for MEKRGNGIERLTNEDLLTEVLSRLRVKWLLRCKAVCKAWSSLISSPSFIKSHIHRVAKQDDDDILIGQISRFAEDDDFQQVDDSFSLLHSRYHQYVAHLIFPYSKGDYSFWPDSRLLGSDCGIVCVSVTGDNTSDLYLWNPATKRSKLIPPWTINIDDFRERVAVGVGFDLVDFDFKVVRVVFLIPAERKFLGDNRYLAIYSSDKDELKSAIENASVEVYSAKRNTWEKIQGQLTDVPRRHCFDLCLRGFLFAIGYYGMMAFDLNKEVFRCDIKLPISTAGLSTLVVDYKDSIAVISYKFRGPDYKINLWTLDNEACLCGGDGGVEASWTFMLSVNVGETFDYARMLFNSVQFLLLITNETVAGEWFSYDLVKKVGDFIHIYPFFDFCNVFKYTESLVSIPGMKLIEWPADEDENEGNNSEDDSDEDSYWSDDGNVESDADSEVE; via the coding sequence ATGGAGAAGCGAGGCAACGGGATCGAGAGGTTAACGAACGAAGATCTGTTAACCGAGGTGCTTTCGAGGCTTCGAGTAAAGTGGTTGCTGCGTTGCAAAGCTGTTTGCAAAGCCTGGTCGTCTCTTATTTCAAGCCCTAGTTTTATCAAATCTCACATCCATCGCGTTGCAAaacaagatgatgatgatatccTGATCGGACAAATCTCCCGATTCGCAGAAGATGATGACTTTCAACAAGTAGACGATTCATTCTCACTCCTCCACTCCCGTTATCATCAATACGTGGCTCATCTTATCTTTCCTTACTCAAAAGGTGATTATAGCTTCTGGCCCGACTCTCGTCTGCTTGGTTCTGATTGTGGCATCGTTTGTGTTTCTGTCACAGGAGATAATACTAGTGATTTGTATCTTTGGAACCCTGCTACTAAACGCTCCAAACTTATTCCACCGTGGACTATAAATATTGATGATTTTAGGGAAAGAGTCGCTGTAGGGGTTGGTTTTGATcttgttgattttgattttaaggTGGTTAGGGTTGTTTTTCTCATTCCCGCAGAGAGAAAGTTTTTAGGTGATAATAGGTATCTGGCGATCTATTCTTCAGACAAAGATGAGCTTAAATCTGCAATTGAGAATGCTTCTGTCGAGGTCTATTCTGCAAAGAGGAATACATGGGAAAAAATTCAAGGTCAACTGACTGATGTTCCGCGCAGACACTGTTTTGATTTATGCCTCCGTGGATTTTTGTTTGCGATAGGATATTATGGTATGATGGCTTTTGATCTTAACAAGGAGGTTTTTCGTTGTGATATTAAGCTCCCGATAAGTACTGCTGGTTTATCAACTCTTGTTGTTGACTACAAAGATTCCATTGCGGTCATTAGCTACAAGTTCAGAGGACCCGATTATAAGATTAACTTGTGGACATTAGATAATGAGGCATGCCTTTGTGGTGGTGATGGTGGAGTTGAGGCATCATGGACTTTCATGCTTAGTGTTAATGTAGGTGAGACATTCGACTATGCCCGGATGCTTTTCAACAGTGTTCAATTTTTACTACTTATAACTAATGAGACGGTGGCTGGTGAATGGTTCTCGTATGACTTGGTCAAGAAAGTTGGAGATTTTATTCATATCTATCCATTTTTTGACTTCTGTAATGTTTTTAAGTATACGGAGAGCCTAGTTTCAATCCCAGGGATGAAGCTAATCGAATGGCctgctgatgaagatgaaaatgaaGGAAACAATTCGGAAGATGACAGTGATGAGGACAGCTACTGGTCAGATGATGGTAATGTGGAAAGTGATGCTGATTCAGAGGTTGAATAA